CAGCTAATTGACATATTCGATATAAATACACAACAGTTTGGTTTCCTGGTTGCTACTTATGGAGTCGCAGCAGCTATTTCGGGTTTCACTTTAGCATTTTTTGCAGACCGTTTTGACCGTAAAAAGGTACTCCTTTTCGCATATATTGGCTTTGTGGTCGGAACATTTGCTTGTGCTATTTCTCCTACTTTTACTATTCTAATTTCTGCCAGAACCATCACTGGATTATTTGGTGGCATGATTGGCTCTCAGGTTTTATCCATAGTCGCCGACGCTTTTCCCTACGAAAGAAGAGCTTCTGCCATGGGAATTATCATGATGGCTTTCTCTTTGGCATCTGTAATCGGCGTACCTGGCGGTCTTTATCTAGCCACTAAATTTAGCTGGCATGCACCTTTTTTCACCGTTGGCGGACTTGGCATCATAGTCATGATTTTGATTTGGGCTTTTGTACCGAACGTCACTGCTCATTTAGAACAAGAAAGTGCTAAACAAAAGAAGTTAGAGGTTTTGACCAATATCCTAAAAACTCCAAATCAACTTTGGGCTTTAGCTCTTTCCGTAGTTATCATGCTAGGACATTTTAGTATCATTCCTTACATCGCCCCTTCTTTGGTTTCAAATATTGGTTATAAAGAAGACCAGATATTCTTGATTTATTTGGTAGGTGGTTTGTTGACTATTTTCTCTGCTCCGTTGGTAGGAAAGCTAGCCGATAAAAGAGGGAAGTTTCCAATTTTTGTAACCTTCGCCATACTGTCTTGTATCCCGATATTCTTAATCACCAACTTAATTCCCACTCCTATTTATGTTGTACTAACTATTTCTGGATTGTTCTTTATCTTTTCAAACGGACGACTGATACCAACACAAGCAATGGTTTCGGGCGTGGTTACACCCAAACAGCGAGGTGGTTTTATGGCTATAAACTCGAGTGTACAGCTAATGGCTCAGGCAATAGCGAGTAGTATTGGAGGTTTGATAATTATCCAAAGGGAAGATGGCTACCTAGACCATTACGACTGGGTAGGTTATTACGCTATTAGCATGATTCTTTTGAGCATTTTTATTGCTAGAAAAATCAAAAATATTAACTAACAACCTTGCCCGTAATAAGCATCTTTTCCGTGTTTACGCTGAAAGTGTTTGTTTTTAAGGGTTTCTTTTAGCCTTGGTGTTTCAGGGTTTATTGCCAACGTTAGCTGTGCCATTTTTGCTACTTCTTCTAAGACTGCGGCATTATAAACCGACTTAGCGGCATCTTTCCCCCAGGTGAAAGGACCATGATTTTGAAGCAAAACCATTTCCATTTCGAGGTGTGATAAACCTCGCTCTTTGAAAACATTTATAATCTGATTCCCTGTCTCAAATTCATAATCACCCTGAATCATCTCATCAGAAAGAACTGGTGCACATGGAATGTCTTGATGGGTGTGGTCTGCATGTGTGGTTCCAAAAATAGGGATGTTTTTTCCTGCCTGAGCCCAAGCCACCGCATAGGTGCTATGTGTATGAGTTATTCCTCCTATATCATCCCAAGTTTTGTACAATAAAGCATGTGTTTTAGTGTCTGACGACGGTCGCATGTTACCCTCAACCACCTTTGCGTCATAGTCCATTATGACAATGTCCTCTACCTTCAATTTCTCATAAGGTACACCACTAGGTTTTATGGCGAAGACGCCCTCCTTTCGATCTACCGCACTCACATTACCAAAGGTAAATAACACTAAACCTAGTTTAGGAAGCTCAAGATTAGCTTCATAACATTCTTCTTTTAAGTTTTTATACTTTTTCAAATTCTTGGTCTTAATGTACTGTAGCGTCTTCATCGTCGTGTATTTTTTTGGGTATTAATAAAAGTCAGTAAACAACAATCTATATTGACATTATTAATTCGAAACACCAAAGACACTCGACTAAGCAGGCTACTTCATAGAAACAAACTCCAAAATTAACTAATCACAACTAGCTCTAAATCAAACATTCTTGCGAAATCTTCCATGTACTCCAGCGATAGATTTTGGCTATAAACAGTATGGTGAGCACCACCCGCTTCTAACCATTGTTTTAAACCTTCTTTCATGCTTGGTTCTGGTCGCCACATTACTCTGGCTGTAGGTAATTTCGGAAACTCCTCCGTTACTTCTAAACCCTGTACCAAATTAACAATCAAGCGAAAACGGTCTCCCATGTCCACCAAAGAAACATTCATAGCTCGGCCTGCATCTCCATTAAAAACCAATCTTACTGGGTCTTCTTTTCCTCCAATTCCTAGTGGGTGAACTTCGCAAGCCACCTCGCTAGAGCTAATACTTGGGCAAATTTCTAACATGTGCGAACCTAAAACCATCGGATTTTCAGGATTGAAATGGTAGGTATAATCTTCCATAAAAGAGTTTCCACCCTTCATGCCTGTGGCCATCGTTTTTAAAATTCTTACCATGGCTGAGGTTTTCCAATCACCCTCTCCACCATAACCATAACCTGCCGCCATCATTCTTTGCGAGCCTATTCCTGGTAGCTGACGCATACCATGTAAGTCTTCAAAAGTATTAGTATATGCTCCAAAATCACCTTCTTCTAAAAAGGCTTTCATTCCTAATTCTATTCTGGCTGCTTCTACCAAAGATTCATATTTCTCTGCTCCTTCTTCCAAAGAAGGCATCATTTTATAAACAGACTTATATTCTTCTATGAGCGTCTTGATTTCGGTATTTGTAACCTTATTGATATACGCCACCAAATCTCCAACTGGATGGGTATTGACAGAAAAACCAAACTTCATTTGAGCGGCTACCTTGTCACCATCTGTCACAGCCACTTCTCGCATATTATCTCCAAACCTGGCCACCTTTAAGGTTTTCATTTCATTGGCGGCTACGGCTACTCTTGACCACACATTTATGCTTTCTAAAACCTCAGGGTCTTGCCAGTGACCTACTACGGTTTTTCTTTTGATATTCATTTTGGTCAAAATATGACCAAATTCCCTGTCGCCATGAGCCGACTGATTTAGATTCATAAAGTCCATATCAATATCAGCAAAAGGAATATCTCTATTAAACTGTGTATGAAGATGAAGCAATGGCTTTTGAAGGGCATTTAAACCATTAATCCACATTTTGGCTGGCGAAAATGTATGCATCCACGTGATAATACCAACGCAGTTTTCTTGAGCGTTAGCAGCATTCAACATACCTGAAATCTCCTCAGGAGTTTTCACTACAGGTTTGAAAATTACATTAACTGCTATGTTTTCAGAAGCCTGAAAAAATCTAACAATCTCTTCAGAGTGTTCATCTACCTGACGTAGCGTTTCTTCTCCGTATAAGTGCTGGCTTCCAGTGATAAACCAAACCTCAAAATCTGCTAATTTAATCATGATTGAATGTTTATTCTCAGCCACCTATGGTGGTCATACTTTCCGTTACTTCCGATTTCCTGTTGGCTTCCGCTTCAAATCCATCTTTATGTCTGTTAGTAAATACCTTTGTGAGTATTTCTTTTATTTCCACATCGTCGGTATTACTCCTCAATAAATCTCTGATATTCAAAACGCCATCATCATAAAGACAGGTTTTTAGCGTACCCGTTGGCGTTACTCTAATTCTATTGCAGGTTCCGCAAAATGTTCTGCTATAAGCGGCGATTACGCCCACATTTCCAAGATGATTTGCGATACTATAATTATATGAAGTAGAACTAGCTTCATCTTTCAATTTGGCTAATGAAGGATGTGCCTCTTTTATGATGTCAAGGATTTTATGGTAGCTCATAAAGGCGGCTTCGTTTAGTCCACTGCCATTGAATGGCATTTCTTCTATAAACCTTACAGAAACCGGCATTTTTTCACTCAAACCAACCAATGGCAAAATGTCTTGGTCGTTTTTACCAGCCATAACCACCGCATTAATTTTAGTGTCGATTTCATGCTCGAGCAAAGCATCCAAGGTTCTTAAAACATTTGGCAGTTCGTCTCTGCGAGTCATCTCTTTGAACCGTTCTCTATCAAGGGTATCTAAACTCAGATTGATAGAACTTATTCCTAAAGCTTTTAACTCCGGAACTAGGTGTTCCGTCAAAACGCCGTTGGTGGTAATATTCACTTTCTCAATGCCCGGAATGGCTACCAAAGCTCTCAAAAAACTCATCAACTCTTTTCTGACAAAGGGCTCTCCACCTGTTATCCTCACCTTTTTAATACCTAGCTCGGCCATCATTCTGACCATTCTCAGCATTTCCTCAAAAGTGAGTAAATGTGGTTTTGGTAAAAAGGTAATCCCCTCCTCTGGCATACAATAGAAACACCGAAGATTGCAACGGTCCGTAACCGCCAATCTTAAATATGTGATGGGTCTTCCGTGATTATCTATTAGCATAATTTTTAACTATTTCTATCACATGGTTCGTAGCGTTCTCCATGTCTTCTTTTGTGGTGAATCTACCTAAACTAAAACGAATAGAACTAAAAGCATCTTGCTCTGAGAGTCCCATGGCTTTTAAAACATAAGACGGCTCCGTGGATGCCGAATTACATGCAGAGCCATTTGAAACTGCTATTTTGCTTAGTTTGATGAGTAAATCTTCACCATCCAAACCTTGAAAACAAAGACTGCTAATTGCCCCTACTCGAGGTGCCGAACTGGCATTTACTTTGACAAAAGGCAGCTCTTTTATTATCCTTTCTTCAAACGCACTTTTCAAAATCCCTAACCGTCCATTCTCTTCGATTTTGCACTTTGTTACGGCCTCTCCTATTCCAACAATCCCTGGAATGTTTAACGTTCCGCTTCTGCGATTTCTTTGATGGCGACCGCCATGAATTTGAGCTGAAAGCTTTACTTCTTTCTTTGCCAAAAGAACACCGACACCCTTTGGCCCATATATTTTATGAGCTGAAAAACTTATCAAATCAGCTTCCTTTGGAATATCCAATTTTCCTAAAGATTGCGAAGCATCAATATGCACTAAAACGCTTTTTTTATGAGCTAAAGCTATCACCTTCGAAACTGGCATGATAACACCTGTTTCATTGTTAACGTGCATGATGGAGATAAGTTTGGTATCTGGTTGAATAGCTTTTTCTAATTCGTTTAAATCTATTTCACCATTCTCTGCTACCCCAATTTTAGAAACCTTAACTCCTCTACTTTCTAAATACTCCGCAGTATCTAAGGTAGCTTTATGTTCAGTCTCAAACGTTATCAAATGCCCCTTAAAATTCTCAAAAACTCCTTTTAAAGCTAAGTTTATTGACTCCGTGGCTCCACTGGTGAAAACTATTTCATCAGAACGCCAATTAAGCTTCTTTGCTATTTTTGCTTTAGCTAAATCAACAGCCTCCTCCGCCTCCCAACCATAGGCATGAAACCTACTGGCGGCATTGCCAAAATGCTCGGTAAAATAAGGCAGCATAGCTTCTAAAACCTTTTTATCTACCGGAGTGGTGGCAGCGTAATCTAGGTAAATGGGATAATTCATAAGCCCAAATTAAAGTCCTTCTGTACTAGCTATTCTTACCAACTCTGCCGTATTATTCAGGTTGGTTTTCTTTAGCATGTTAGCCCTGTGATTACTCACAGTTCTGATGCTAAGTCCAAGTTTTTCAGCAATGTCTTTACTGCTTTTTCCGTCAGCAATAAATTTCAAAACCTCCACTTCTTTTTTTGACAAAACACCTAAAACTTTCTGATTGGAATGCATTGGCTTTATTCCAGCATTGCTCTGCATAGCAGAAACCAAGATAGCAGAAACTTCTGGCGGAAAGTACTTCTCGCCATTATGAACCACATGCATAGCTTTCACTATTTCCTCTTTGTCAGCATCTTTAAGAATGTAGCCATCCACCTTACTTTCAATGCTTTTCAGAATATAATCTGGGTCGTTATGCATGGAAAATATCAAAACTTTGATTTTAGGAAACCTCTTAGAAATAATAGCGGCGGTTTCTATGCCATTCATTTCAGGCATATTGATATCCAACAAAATTAGATTTGGCTTCAGTTCTGGAATTTTCTCTAAAGCCTCTTTGCCTCCACTGGCCTCTCCCACTATTTCCAAACTTGGTTCGTCTTCTAAAAGGAAGCTCATCCCTTTGCGGACCACTTCGTGGTCGTCCACCAACAAAACTTTAATATCAGCCATTTTTATTCAATAGATTCAAATGGCAATTTAATGAAAATATCAGTGCCTTCTCCTTCTAATGTGGTTAGTCTAAAAGTACCATTTAGAAGCGTTACTCGCATTTTTATGTTTTCCAGCCCATTATGAATGAGCGACTGACGCTCTGCCTTTAGCTTTTCTGGGTCAAAGCCTTTGCCATTATCTGTAATACTCAGCTCTAACAGCCCATTATTTTCATGCATTTTTACCTTTGCGACAGTGGCACTGGCATGTTTAATAATATTATTTATGGCTTCCTGAACAATCCTGTAAATATTGATTTCCATGTTTTGAGTGTATCGCTTTTCAGGACTAGACACTTCAATGGAAAATTGCAAATCGGTTTCGTTTTGAGCTTGATGAACGAAAATCTTTAGAGCCGAGACTATTCCAAAGTCATTGAGAGCCGTTGGCATCAGATTAAAAGAAATGGCCCTGGTGGCTTCTATGGTTTCATTGGTAAGTTGCTTCATATGCTCATAAGCCCTTCTGAGTTTCGGGTCCATATCTGGAGAATTTAGCCTACCAAGACTCAGTTTAATACCTGTAAGCATTTGCCCCAACCCATCATGTATTTCGCGAGACATACGCTTCCGCTCCTCTTCCTGGCCTTCTAGCAAATAAGCAGACCTTACTTGGTCTTGTTTTCGCTTATTTTCATATTTTTCTTGGGTTGCCTTATAGAGGTCTTCTTGCGTTTTTAAGAGCATTTTGTTTGACACCGAAAGCTGATTATTAGCCGCCAAAAGGTTTTGCTCTGAGCTAGTGAGCTCTCCAATAACTCCTTCTACATAGTTTGCAAGCGGATTAAATATGAAGATAAACTCTACAAACAGCGTTAGTAAAGTAAGAAACAGAATCAAGAACTCGAAAGCTCTTAAAATAGCAACCCTTTGTGTAGCTTCATGGTCGTATTGATATACTATTTTATCCATGGTTTTCAGGAAATCTTTCTCATTCTGCAGCAACGCTAAAACCTCTGAATTCGGAAGAGACCTCCCATCCATGATACCACCGAAAAGACTCTCCATGTTCTTAAAGAAGGGGTCAATCTCCTTAAACATGGTATTTATTTTTTTTGAGTTATTTACCTCATACCTTTTCTCATCAGAAAGTTCGTTATCTCTAAGGCCAATATGCGTTTTCTTCCAATTGGAAAAGCTTTGCTCAAAAGACACCTGAGACTCTTCATCCCATGCTTCACTAGCATGCGTTTTAAGAAGATATAATTTAGTGAGTCGCTGAGAAAGCATCCTTTGGCGTCCCGCCAAATTCACCACATGGCTATTATCAGAAACATCTAAAAGGGTAAATTGTATTAAAGTATGCCCACAAATAGTCAATATGGCCACAATGGAAAGTGCCACAATGTATTGACCTGTTAACCTCTTCGCTACGGTTTTGTCTATTGGAATCATCTATAAATCAGAGCTATTCTTCATAAGCAAAACTAAGAATATAAAGGTCTAAAGCCCTACAAAAACATCGCTACCCTCTACTTTAATCTCATAGGTCTTTAATTGATAATCTTCTTCCCCCATACAGGCCCCTGTTTTTAAAGAGAAGTTCTTCTTATGAAAAGGACATGCCACTTTGGGTTCATCTTTTGTGGCACCTATCATCCCTCTTGAAAGTACCATTTGCTGCTTATGTGGACAAAGATTTTGCGTAGCATACCACTCACCTCTTCTTTCGAAATTAAAAATTGCGATTTGCTCGCCATCTATCATCACACAAGCTCCGCCATTGGCAGGAATATCTTCTACTTTGCATGCTCTTACCCATGCTTTTGTTTCTAAAACTGTTTCCATTTTTTTAAAAATTTATTCTGGGTAAATATCAATTCCAATCTTTTGCTTTAACCTGCTCTCTAAAAGGAACTAGCTCCACCGTAGGGTCTTTCTCCTCAGGAGCATTCACAAAATGAGCAAACTGCTTGCGGATTTCAGGGTTATTTACTGCTTCCGTCCATTCGCATTTATAGTTTTCTACCAGTTTTTGCATGCCCTCATCTAGTTCTTTACAAATACCCAAAACATCATCCATAATGACCGTTTTTAAGTAATCCAAGCCGCCTTCCATTTTATCCATCCATGCGGCAGTACGCTGAAG
This sequence is a window from Arcticibacterium luteifluviistationis. Protein-coding genes within it:
- a CDS encoding MFS transporter, with amino-acid sequence MSSKEKLLLIVLACVNFTHIMDFMILMPLGPQLIDIFDINTQQFGFLVATYGVAAAISGFTLAFFADRFDRKKVLLFAYIGFVVGTFACAISPTFTILISARTITGLFGGMIGSQVLSIVADAFPYERRASAMGIIMMAFSLASVIGVPGGLYLATKFSWHAPFFTVGGLGIIVMILIWAFVPNVTAHLEQESAKQKKLEVLTNILKTPNQLWALALSVVIMLGHFSIIPYIAPSLVSNIGYKEDQIFLIYLVGGLLTIFSAPLVGKLADKRGKFPIFVTFAILSCIPIFLITNLIPTPIYVVLTISGLFFIFSNGRLIPTQAMVSGVVTPKQRGGFMAINSSVQLMAQAIASSIGGLIIIQREDGYLDHYDWVGYYAISMILLSIFIARKIKNIN
- a CDS encoding L-ribulose-5-phosphate 4-epimerase; translated protein: MKTLQYIKTKNLKKYKNLKEECYEANLELPKLGLVLFTFGNVSAVDRKEGVFAIKPSGVPYEKLKVEDIVIMDYDAKVVEGNMRPSSDTKTHALLYKTWDDIGGITHTHSTYAVAWAQAGKNIPIFGTTHADHTHQDIPCAPVLSDEMIQGDYEFETGNQIINVFKERGLSHLEMEMVLLQNHGPFTWGKDAAKSVYNAAVLEEVAKMAQLTLAINPETPRLKETLKNKHFQRKHGKDAYYGQGC
- the araA gene encoding L-arabinose isomerase, whose product is MIKLADFEVWFITGSQHLYGEETLRQVDEHSEEIVRFFQASENIAVNVIFKPVVKTPEEISGMLNAANAQENCVGIITWMHTFSPAKMWINGLNALQKPLLHLHTQFNRDIPFADIDMDFMNLNQSAHGDREFGHILTKMNIKRKTVVGHWQDPEVLESINVWSRVAVAANEMKTLKVARFGDNMREVAVTDGDKVAAQMKFGFSVNTHPVGDLVAYINKVTNTEIKTLIEEYKSVYKMMPSLEEGAEKYESLVEAARIELGMKAFLEEGDFGAYTNTFEDLHGMRQLPGIGSQRMMAAGYGYGGEGDWKTSAMVRILKTMATGMKGGNSFMEDYTYHFNPENPMVLGSHMLEICPSISSSEVACEVHPLGIGGKEDPVRLVFNGDAGRAMNVSLVDMGDRFRLIVNLVQGLEVTEEFPKLPTARVMWRPEPSMKEGLKQWLEAGGAHHTVYSQNLSLEYMEDFARMFDLELVVIS
- the moaA gene encoding GTP 3',8-cyclase MoaA, whose amino-acid sequence is MLIDNHGRPITYLRLAVTDRCNLRCFYCMPEEGITFLPKPHLLTFEEMLRMVRMMAELGIKKVRITGGEPFVRKELMSFLRALVAIPGIEKVNITTNGVLTEHLVPELKALGISSINLSLDTLDRERFKEMTRRDELPNVLRTLDALLEHEIDTKINAVVMAGKNDQDILPLVGLSEKMPVSVRFIEEMPFNGSGLNEAAFMSYHKILDIIKEAHPSLAKLKDEASSTSYNYSIANHLGNVGVIAAYSRTFCGTCNRIRVTPTGTLKTCLYDDGVLNIRDLLRSNTDDVEIKEILTKVFTNRHKDGFEAEANRKSEVTESMTTIGG
- a CDS encoding cysteine desulfurase family protein; translation: MNYPIYLDYAATTPVDKKVLEAMLPYFTEHFGNAASRFHAYGWEAEEAVDLAKAKIAKKLNWRSDEIVFTSGATESINLALKGVFENFKGHLITFETEHKATLDTAEYLESRGVKVSKIGVAENGEIDLNELEKAIQPDTKLISIMHVNNETGVIMPVSKVIALAHKKSVLVHIDASQSLGKLDIPKEADLISFSAHKIYGPKGVGVLLAKKEVKLSAQIHGGRHQRNRRSGTLNIPGIVGIGEAVTKCKIEENGRLGILKSAFEERIIKELPFVKVNASSAPRVGAISSLCFQGLDGEDLLIKLSKIAVSNGSACNSASTEPSYVLKAMGLSEQDAFSSIRFSLGRFTTKEDMENATNHVIEIVKNYANR
- a CDS encoding response regulator transcription factor, encoding MADIKVLLVDDHEVVRKGMSFLLEDEPSLEIVGEASGGKEALEKIPELKPNLILLDINMPEMNGIETAAIISKRFPKIKVLIFSMHNDPDYILKSIESKVDGYILKDADKEEIVKAMHVVHNGEKYFPPEVSAILVSAMQSNAGIKPMHSNQKVLGVLSKKEVEVLKFIADGKSSKDIAEKLGLSIRTVSNHRANMLKKTNLNNTAELVRIASTEGL
- a CDS encoding ATP-binding protein, coding for MIPIDKTVAKRLTGQYIVALSIVAILTICGHTLIQFTLLDVSDNSHVVNLAGRQRMLSQRLTKLYLLKTHASEAWDEESQVSFEQSFSNWKKTHIGLRDNELSDEKRYEVNNSKKINTMFKEIDPFFKNMESLFGGIMDGRSLPNSEVLALLQNEKDFLKTMDKIVYQYDHEATQRVAILRAFEFLILFLTLLTLFVEFIFIFNPLANYVEGVIGELTSSEQNLLAANNQLSVSNKMLLKTQEDLYKATQEKYENKRKQDQVRSAYLLEGQEEERKRMSREIHDGLGQMLTGIKLSLGRLNSPDMDPKLRRAYEHMKQLTNETIEATRAISFNLMPTALNDFGIVSALKIFVHQAQNETDLQFSIEVSSPEKRYTQNMEINIYRIVQEAINNIIKHASATVAKVKMHENNGLLELSITDNGKGFDPEKLKAERQSLIHNGLENIKMRVTLLNGTFRLTTLEGEGTDIFIKLPFESIE
- the nirD gene encoding nitrite reductase small subunit NirD; translation: METVLETKAWVRACKVEDIPANGGACVMIDGEQIAIFNFERRGEWYATQNLCPHKQQMVLSRGMIGATKDEPKVACPFHKKNFSLKTGACMGEEDYQLKTYEIKVEGSDVFVGL